The Desulfobulbaceae bacterium DB1 genome includes a region encoding these proteins:
- a CDS encoding ATPase has protein sequence MRENKTIARRRSLRRIIEMHPAPLVAFSFVLFIIAGSFSLMLPAATQSGDMHFIDALFTATSAVCVTGLAVVDTGTFFSTFGQCIILALMQIGGLGVMTVSIMLFRAIGRSITFRQRMVLQDVFAHTPREDILHVLKTIIGFTFLAEAGGFIFLYLHWSAEFPPARAAFLALFHAVSAFCNAGFSLFPDSMVRYSNNILLNFTICGLIVTGGIGFPVVHDIFRRTRQGGTRRTRLSVQTKTVLLTTIILIVVGSLMYWLLEYGHSLAGKSLSESLLVSLFQSITCRTAGFNTADIAALNPSTLTMMIGLMFFGASPGSCGGGVKTTTLAVIILFTWSRIRHKKRVNIFHKSIPSETISRSLSLALVATCLIGVTLFLLLAGDTFARIHPSVGGEMFLAYLFETVSAFGTVGLSMGLTTMLSTWGKLLIIFLMLVGRVGVLTFSYIIIGGAIADGIEYAEENIMIG, from the coding sequence ATGAGAGAAAACAAAACGATTGCAAGACGACGGTCGCTCCGGCGGATCATCGAAATGCATCCCGCGCCTTTGGTGGCATTCAGTTTTGTCCTGTTTATCATCGCGGGGAGCTTCAGCCTGATGTTGCCGGCCGCGACACAATCAGGTGACATGCATTTTATCGACGCATTATTTACCGCCACCTCGGCGGTTTGCGTTACCGGCTTGGCTGTCGTTGATACCGGAACCTTTTTCAGCACTTTCGGCCAATGCATCATTCTGGCACTCATGCAGATCGGTGGCCTTGGCGTCATGACCGTATCAATCATGCTGTTCAGGGCCATCGGCAGGAGCATCACTTTCCGGCAGCGCATGGTCCTGCAGGATGTCTTTGCCCATACCCCTCGTGAAGACATTCTGCATGTGCTGAAGACCATCATCGGATTCACGTTTCTCGCCGAAGCAGGCGGATTCATTTTTCTCTATCTCCACTGGAGCGCTGAATTCCCTCCAGCCAGGGCCGCCTTTCTCGCGCTGTTCCATGCCGTTTCCGCCTTTTGCAACGCCGGTTTCTCACTTTTCCCAGACAGTATGGTGCGTTACAGCAACAACATACTTTTAAATTTCACCATCTGCGGGTTAATCGTCACCGGAGGCATCGGCTTTCCGGTGGTGCATGATATTTTCAGAAGAACCAGACAGGGAGGGACAAGGCGAACCAGATTGTCCGTGCAGACAAAAACCGTGCTCCTGACCACAATAATCCTGATCGTTGTCGGAAGCTTGATGTATTGGTTGCTTGAATATGGCCATTCTCTTGCCGGCAAATCCCTGTCGGAATCCCTGCTGGTTTCCCTCTTTCAATCAATTACCTGTCGGACTGCCGGGTTCAATACCGCGGATATTGCGGCGCTCAATCCCTCCACGCTGACCATGATGATTGGTCTCATGTTTTTCGGGGCTTCGCCGGGTTCCTGCGGCGGAGGGGTCAAGACCACCACCTTGGCGGTGATCATCTTGTTTACCTGGAGTCGAATCAGACACAAAAAGCGGGTAAACATCTTCCACAAAAGCATTCCGTCTGAAACGATAAGCAGGAGTTTGTCGCTGGCCCTGGTGGCGACCTGTCTCATCGGCGTCACACTTTTTCTGCTTCTGGCAGGTGATACCTTTGCCAGGATACATCCTTCTGTTGGGGGCGAAATGTTTCTCGCCTATCTTTTTGAAACGGTTTCCGCTTTCGGTACCGTTGGTCTTTCCATGGGATTAACGACAATGCTGTCCACCTGGGGAAAATTACTCATCATCTTCTTGATGCTGGTCGGCAGGGTCGGCGTGCTGACCTTTTCCTATATTATCATAGGCGGTGCCATTGCCGACGGCATTGAATATGCGGAAGAAAATATCATGATCGGTTAG
- a CDS encoding Fis family transcriptional regulator has translation MMSTILVVDDELSMREFLKILLEKEGHQAVTAQDGEKALKIIDTQEFDLVISDIRMPGMGGLELLEHVKKKHSDLPFVMITAFASPEDAVQAMKHGAYDYITKPFKLDEIKSIIHSSIAGSPNIAAGKKDTPSSFPNIIGESAEMKKIFDQIDRIAPTHANVLIVGESGTGKELVAQAIHQKSKAADNNFVPITCNAIPESLFESELFGHVKGSFTGANANKIGLFELANNGSAFLDEIGELTPLVQTKLLRVLQEREFKRVGDTKTIKVNVRIISATNRDLEQEILEKRFREDLFYRLAVVPLRMPPLRERKGDVPLLVDYFLKKYSKTFEKDVQQLSSYAMEVLMNYDFPGNVRELENIIERGVALSTSNIILPESLTLSSQRRIEPLSAPVPENGDTLFALAGEEELYDLGLEQVTSKFEKKMIELALKKAGNSKMKAADLLKISFRSMRYKVKKYDIQ, from the coding sequence ATCATGTCCACAATACTTGTTGTTGATGACGAACTCAGCATGCGCGAGTTCCTGAAAATCCTTCTGGAAAAAGAAGGGCATCAAGCGGTAACCGCCCAGGACGGTGAAAAAGCCCTGAAAATCATTGATACTCAGGAATTCGACCTTGTCATTTCCGATATCAGGATGCCGGGGATGGGGGGCCTTGAACTGCTTGAGCATGTGAAAAAAAAGCACAGTGATCTTCCTTTTGTCATGATAACCGCCTTCGCCTCGCCCGAGGACGCGGTGCAGGCCATGAAACACGGGGCCTACGACTATATCACCAAACCGTTCAAGCTCGATGAAATCAAATCCATCATCCATTCATCCATAGCAGGTTCGCCAAATATCGCGGCCGGCAAAAAGGATACGCCTTCTTCCTTTCCCAATATTATCGGGGAAAGCGCGGAAATGAAAAAAATCTTCGACCAGATTGATCGAATCGCCCCCACCCATGCCAATGTGCTCATTGTCGGCGAATCGGGCACGGGCAAAGAGCTGGTGGCCCAAGCCATCCATCAAAAAAGCAAGGCGGCAGACAACAACTTCGTGCCGATCACCTGCAATGCCATCCCGGAATCACTTTTTGAAAGTGAACTGTTCGGTCATGTCAAGGGGTCTTTTACCGGCGCCAATGCCAACAAGATAGGTCTTTTTGAGCTGGCCAACAACGGCAGCGCCTTTCTCGACGAAATCGGCGAACTGACCCCCCTTGTGCAAACCAAGCTGCTGCGCGTGCTTCAGGAAAGGGAATTCAAACGGGTGGGCGACACCAAAACAATCAAGGTCAATGTCCGCATCATTTCGGCGACAAATCGCGACCTGGAGCAGGAAATCCTGGAAAAACGGTTCAGGGAGGATCTCTTTTACCGTCTGGCGGTTGTCCCTCTCCGCATGCCTCCCCTGCGGGAAAGAAAAGGCGATGTCCCTCTGCTGGTGGACTATTTCCTGAAAAAATACTCAAAAACATTTGAGAAAGATGTCCAGCAGCTTTCCTCCTATGCCATGGAGGTGCTGATGAACTATGATTTCCCGGGCAATGTCAGGGAACTTGAAAACATTATCGAACGGGGAGTCGCTCTTTCCACATCAAACATCATCCTGCCGGAAAGCCTGACATTATCTTCCCAGCGCCGGATTGAACCTCTCTCCGCACCTGTCCCTGAAAACGGAGATACGCTTTTTGCCCTGGCCGGCGAAGAAGAGCTTTATGACCTCGGCCTTGAACAGGTAACGAGCAAATTCGAAAAAAAAATGATCGAACTCGCCCTGAAAAAAGCGGGCAACTCGAAAATGAAGGCCGCGGATCTCCTGAAAATCAGTTTTCGTTCCATGCGCTACAAGGTGAAAAAATATGATATCCAGTAA
- a CDS encoding zinc ribbon domain-containing protein, producing the protein MLTYDACIKYAEEEHYCPHCKTRLSCCETPPFHIGDGLGWGCDVMFVCLNDECPIFERGWKHIEEQYGHSGSYRYMLLPGEKKGDLMMVGSSEAFTGCIVDPEALKGQNIRYQKEKEALSQLPTCIEKHDIAPLLTLLLDECAGLQGRMSACKLLVAMNDLGCIDPIRNHKFANTDLEQNANMAIRQILQANFKKECPACLEIVKSQAKICKHCNKEF; encoded by the coding sequence ATGCTGACCTATGATGCTTGTATCAAGTACGCCGAAGAAGAACATTATTGCCCTCATTGCAAAACACGCCTTTCCTGCTGCGAGACCCCCCCTTTCCATATCGGGGACGGACTCGGTTGGGGATGCGATGTCATGTTTGTCTGCCTCAACGATGAATGTCCCATCTTTGAACGAGGCTGGAAGCACATTGAAGAACAATACGGGCACAGCGGCTCCTATCGCTACATGCTGCTCCCCGGCGAAAAAAAAGGCGATCTGATGATGGTCGGCAGCAGTGAAGCTTTTACCGGCTGCATTGTCGATCCCGAGGCGTTGAAAGGGCAGAACATTCGCTACCAGAAAGAAAAAGAGGCTCTCAGTCAACTGCCGACCTGCATCGAGAAACACGACATCGCCCCCTTGCTGACTCTCTTGCTTGATGAATGCGCCGGTTTACAAGGAAGAATGAGCGCCTGCAAGCTCCTGGTCGCAATGAATGATCTTGGCTGCATCGACCCCATACGAAATCACAAATTTGCCAATACGGACCTGGAACAGAATGCCAATATGGCAATCCGCCAAATCCTCCAGGCGAATTTCAAGAAGGAATGCCCGGCCTGCCTGGAAATAGTTAAAAGTCAGGCTAAAATATGCAAGCACTGTAACAAGGAATTTTGA
- a CDS encoding phosphoribosylformylglycinamidine cyclo-ligase — MDQKQSSRYAEAGVDIDKGNQFISNIKPLVAATFRRGVLTDIGGFGGLFAIGGDRFSDPVLVSSTDGVGTKLKIAGLCNVHDTIGIDLVAMCVNDIIVSGAQPLFFLDYFAIGKLELDVATDVVRGIAKGCEIAKCSLIGGETAEMPGLYNAGDYDLAGFVVGIAERDKIIDGSEIKVGDKLVGLASSGIHSNGYSLVRKICFEELGLSVTDYVKELGGTLGEELLKPTRIYVEPLLNLFRNFKVRGLVHITGGGFIDNIPRVLPKGTKACIQKESWPILPIFQFLQKKGKISSEEMFRTFNCGIGMVLVVDSRIVDDVSQQLIALGESPYLIGEIAVKNEDEESVVFVD; from the coding sequence ATGGATCAAAAACAAAGTTCCAGATATGCCGAAGCAGGTGTTGATATTGATAAGGGAAATCAATTTATCTCAAATATCAAGCCGTTGGTGGCTGCAACCTTCAGACGGGGAGTTTTGACTGATATTGGTGGGTTTGGAGGGTTGTTTGCTATCGGTGGAGACCGTTTCAGCGATCCGGTGTTGGTGTCATCCACGGACGGTGTCGGGACAAAATTAAAGATAGCCGGTCTCTGCAATGTTCATGATACCATCGGCATCGATCTGGTTGCCATGTGTGTTAACGATATTATCGTTTCCGGAGCTCAACCGCTTTTTTTTCTTGATTATTTTGCCATCGGCAAACTTGAGCTGGATGTGGCGACAGACGTTGTCAGGGGCATCGCCAAGGGGTGTGAGATCGCAAAATGTTCATTGATCGGCGGCGAGACCGCTGAGATGCCGGGGCTGTACAATGCCGGCGATTATGATCTGGCAGGCTTCGTGGTTGGCATTGCCGAACGCGACAAGATTATTGACGGATCGGAAATAAAGGTGGGCGACAAGCTTGTCGGCCTTGCTTCCAGCGGTATCCACAGTAACGGCTATTCCCTGGTGCGGAAAATTTGTTTTGAAGAGCTGGGCCTGTCGGTCACGGATTATGTCAAGGAACTTGGCGGCACCTTGGGTGAGGAATTATTGAAGCCGACACGTATCTATGTCGAGCCGCTGCTTAACCTTTTTCGAAATTTCAAGGTGCGGGGCTTGGTGCATATCACCGGCGGCGGTTTTATCGATAATATTCCCCGAGTGTTGCCCAAGGGAACCAAGGCCTGCATCCAGAAGGAAAGCTGGCCGATTCTGCCGATTTTTCAATTCTTGCAGAAAAAAGGTAAAATATCGTCTGAGGAGATGTTTCGCACTTTCAACTGCGGTATCGGCATGGTGCTTGTTGTTGATTCACGCATCGTGGATGATGTTTCGCAACAGTTGATAGCCCTTGGGGAATCTCCGTATCTTATCGGAGAGATTGCCGTCAAAAACGAAGATGAAGAGTCCGTCGTGTTTGTTGACTGA